The Methanocalculus alkaliphilus genome segment AAGGCGGGGCTTGATACACGGACTGCAGAGACGATGTGCACCCTCTGCACAGGATGCGACATCGTTCCGGGGAGGGACTGTCCATGAAAGGGTATGAGGTGATTGCTCACCATCTGAAGGAATGTGCCGAGGCGATCTATACCGTCCCCGGTTATCCGGTAACGGAGATTGGAACTGTGGTATCCGCAGAGACGGTCATTAACGAGAAGGTCGCCCTTGAGTATGCCCTGGGTGACTCCCTCTCCAGGCGGCGTTCTGCGGTCATCGTCAAACATGTCGGGATGAATGCACTCGCGGACCCCCTCATCAATGCTACAACCCAGGGGCTCATCGCTGGTGTCGTCATCATCGCCGGTGATGATCCTCTTGCTGTATCTTCTCAGAATGCCCAGGACTCACGGTACTATGGTGAGATTGCACAATGCCCGGTGATCGAGCCTGGGGAAGAGACGGTGAACGAGGCGGTGGCAACCGCATTTGAAGTATCGGAACGCTTCTCAAGGATTACAATCCTTCGGGTCACCCCAAAACTTCTTGATGCTGAGACCGAATGTGGCGATACCATCCAGATGATACGAAAAGGACGTCTTGCAGAGGCTGACCTGACGATAGCGGGCAGGGTGACCCGTGCTGAGAAGGGAACCGGCGGACTCTTCGCATGGGCTGCCGGATCCGGGCTGAACAGGATCAGAGAGGGTGATACCGGTGTCGGCGCCGTACTGGCACCCTCGCATGTCACCATCTCCTATCCTCCGCCAAAACTACCTCCCGGTTCGAAGATCCTTGAGATCGGGAGGCCGTTTGTGCGGGAGCACCAGTCGCTTCTCCCCCCGCCGGTCTCCAGGAACTCAGAACGCTTCTCAGATCGCGGGTACTACCGGACATTCTGCACAGCCTGTCCATACCGCCCGCTCTTCTCGGTTCTGGTGAAGCGGGGCATGAAGGTCATCCCGGATATCGGCTGTTCACTCCTCCTGCTGAATCCTCCTTATCAGGCAGGTATTGCAAGTTATGGTCTGGGTTCCTCCATTGCAGTTGCGGCGAAGAGTACCCGGGTTGCGGTTATCGGTGATGGCGCTCTCCTTCACTCAGGACTGAATGCCCTCATCGACTGCTATGAGATGGGCTATCCGCTCCTCTGTATCGTCCTTGAAAACCATTGTATGGCAATGACCGGCGGCCAGAGATCATATGATATCCGCCGGTACCTGGCATGGGCAGATCCGGTCATCATCCCTGCTGAAGATACCGACGCCCTTGAAACAATCCTTTCCCTTCCAGTGGAAGGCCCAAAGATCGTCATCGTTGAAGGTTCATGCCCGGAGGGTGCCTGTTATGAAAAAGTGGAATGTTGAGATATGTGATGTAACGCTCCGGGATGGTGAACAGACCCCTGGTGTATCATTCTCCGCCGAGGAGAAGTGCCGGATTGCAGAATTACTTGACAGCGTCGGTGTTGATGTCATCGAGGCGGGTTTTCCCGTCGTCTCGAAGAATGAGGCCGCCTGTGTCCGGAAGATCGTTGATCTGGATCTAGATGCACGGATCTGCTGCCTCTCACGAGCATTGAAGGATGATATCGACTGTGCGATCCGCTGCGACATTGATATGGTCAGCATCTTCATCGCTACATCGGATCTGCATATGAAGATCAAGTACAAAAAGCCGCGGGAAGAGGTCCTTGCAGGGGCGCTTGAGATGATCGAGTATGCTCATGACCATGGTCTCCAGGTCCGTTTTGCAGCAGAAGATGCATCACGAACGGATCTCTCCTTCCTCCGTGAGATGTACGCACAAGGTGCTGAATACGGTGCGAATTATGTCTCCTATGCCGACACCGTCGGATGCCTGACACCCCTTGAGATGAGCCGGGTCGTCGATGATCTCCTCACTGATCTTCCTATTCCGCTCTGCATCCATTGTCACGATGACATGGGGTGTGCAACTGCAAATACCATCACCGCAGCAGAACGGGGGGCATACCAGCTTCACACCACCGTCAACGGGATCGGTGAGCGTGCCGGAAACGCATCGCTTGAGGAGGTACTGACCGCAGTCCGGTTCAAAGGGGGTGTTGACCGGTATGATCTCTCCCACCTTCTGACACTAAGCACTGCCGTCTCGGAGGCATCAGGAATTCCCATATCAAAGACGAAGGCAATCGTCGGAGAGCATGCCTTTGCCCATGAATCCGGGATACATATCGCCGCACTCATCGAGGACTCCTCGACCTACGAATATATCCATCCCGCACTCGTCGGGGGGCAGCGGCACTACATCCTTGGAAAACATACCGGAAAGAAGGCGGTCGCCCATATCCTCAGATCGATGGGCCATGAGATCTCCGAAGCACAGATCTGCTGGATCCTCGATCAGGTCAAATCGAGGGGGGAGAGCAAATGCAGCATCACCCATGACCTCCTCCTCTCGCTCATCCATCAGGCAGAGGCTGAGGTGCTGCGATGAGCAGAACCCTCACAGAGCGGATACTGCAAGGGAATGCCGGTGAGTATGTCGA includes the following:
- a CDS encoding homocitrate synthase family protein, which gives rise to MKKWNVEICDVTLRDGEQTPGVSFSAEEKCRIAELLDSVGVDVIEAGFPVVSKNEAACVRKIVDLDLDARICCLSRALKDDIDCAIRCDIDMVSIFIATSDLHMKIKYKKPREEVLAGALEMIEYAHDHGLQVRFAAEDASRTDLSFLREMYAQGAEYGANYVSYADTVGCLTPLEMSRVVDDLLTDLPIPLCIHCHDDMGCATANTITAAERGAYQLHTTVNGIGERAGNASLEEVLTAVRFKGGVDRYDLSHLLTLSTAVSEASGIPISKTKAIVGEHAFAHESGIHIAALIEDSSTYEYIHPALVGGQRHYILGKHTGKKAVAHILRSMGHEISEAQICWILDQVKSRGESKCSITHDLLLSLIHQAEAEVLR
- a CDS encoding thiamine pyrophosphate-dependent enzyme, coding for MKGYEVIAHHLKECAEAIYTVPGYPVTEIGTVVSAETVINEKVALEYALGDSLSRRRSAVIVKHVGMNALADPLINATTQGLIAGVVIIAGDDPLAVSSQNAQDSRYYGEIAQCPVIEPGEETVNEAVATAFEVSERFSRITILRVTPKLLDAETECGDTIQMIRKGRLAEADLTIAGRVTRAEKGTGGLFAWAAGSGLNRIREGDTGVGAVLAPSHVTISYPPPKLPPGSKILEIGRPFVREHQSLLPPPVSRNSERFSDRGYYRTFCTACPYRPLFSVLVKRGMKVIPDIGCSLLLLNPPYQAGIASYGLGSSIAVAAKSTRVAVIGDGALLHSGLNALIDCYEMGYPLLCIVLENHCMAMTGGQRSYDIRRYLAWADPVIIPAEDTDALETILSLPVEGPKIVIVEGSCPEGACYEKVEC